From a region of the Desulfuromonas sp. KJ2020 genome:
- a CDS encoding TRAP transporter small permease subunit, giving the protein MLSVERSINTLNEKTGVLTSYLALPLILVVVYEVFMRYAFNAPTTWGFELTTFLYGMHFVLGFGFTYLHDGHVSIDVFEATLPPRPRTILRIVTNLVLFIPTVGLLSYGSVIYAASSWQNWEKAPTSWAPPLYPFKTIMAIGFILLFLQGVAKLIADFRTLGDTRD; this is encoded by the coding sequence ATGCTCTCAGTTGAGCGTTCCATCAACACCCTGAATGAAAAAACCGGCGTCCTGACCTCGTATCTCGCCCTGCCCCTTATCCTGGTGGTGGTGTACGAGGTCTTCATGCGGTACGCCTTCAATGCGCCGACCACCTGGGGTTTTGAGCTGACGACCTTCCTTTACGGTATGCATTTCGTCCTCGGCTTCGGCTTCACCTATCTGCACGATGGCCATGTGTCCATCGATGTCTTCGAGGCGACGCTGCCGCCGCGCCCCCGCACCATCCTGCGCATTGTGACCAACCTTGTCCTCTTTATCCCCACCGTCGGCCTGCTGTCCTACGGCTCGGTGATCTACGCTGCCTCCTCCTGGCAGAACTGGGAAAAGGCGCCCACGTCCTGGGCTCCCCCGCTTTATCCCTTTAAGACGATCATGGCCATCGGTTTCATCCTGCTCTTTTTGCAGGGAGTGGCCAAACTTATCGCCGATTTCCGAACCCTCGGCGACACCAGAGACTGA
- a CDS encoding radical SAM protein produces MYYYFDYQEPVFRPPSEAQSLIFQITVGCSQNQCRFCGMYKMKSFHVRSVEEIAAEIAEVPAHHRPHIRRVFLADGDALVYPQAGLLDILDRLAEAFPNLTRVGAYASPNSLTTKSLADLEALREKKLRILYFGLESGDDDTLKLVNKGFSAADMLQLCRKAQAAGLKLSVTAILGLAGSERSREHARATAAWITALSPEYFSLLTMFRRHNDDYFRLIRPLSNGQVIQEALDIVRHLDPQRTILRSNHVSNILNLAGSYPKDRDRIIAQAEMALAEAKKHPQWFNLVPEYEEEFF; encoded by the coding sequence ATGTACTACTATTTCGATTACCAGGAGCCGGTCTTTCGGCCCCCCTCCGAAGCCCAGTCCCTCATCTTCCAGATCACCGTCGGCTGCAGCCAGAATCAGTGCCGCTTCTGCGGCATGTACAAGATGAAATCCTTCCACGTCCGCTCGGTGGAAGAGATCGCCGCCGAGATTGCGGAAGTGCCGGCCCATCATCGCCCCCACATCCGCCGGGTCTTCCTGGCGGACGGCGACGCCCTCGTCTATCCCCAGGCCGGTCTGCTCGACATTCTCGACCGCCTCGCCGAGGCCTTTCCCAACCTCACCCGTGTCGGCGCCTACGCCTCGCCCAACAGCCTCACCACCAAGAGCTTGGCCGACCTCGAAGCCCTGCGCGAAAAGAAGCTGCGCATCCTCTATTTCGGTCTCGAAAGCGGCGACGACGACACCCTCAAGCTGGTCAACAAAGGCTTCAGCGCCGCCGACATGCTGCAGCTCTGCCGCAAGGCCCAGGCCGCCGGCCTCAAGCTCTCCGTCACCGCCATTCTCGGCCTGGCCGGCAGTGAACGCAGCCGCGAACACGCCCGCGCCACGGCGGCGTGGATCACCGCACTCTCCCCCGAATACTTCTCGCTGCTCACCATGTTCCGCCGGCACAACGACGACTACTTCCGCCTCATCCGCCCCTTGAGCAACGGCCAGGTCATCCAAGAAGCCCTCGACATCGTGCGCCACCTCGACCCCCAGCGCACCATCCTGCGTTCCAACCACGTCTCCAACATCCTCAACCTCGCCGGCAGCTACCCCAAAGACCGCGACCGCATCATCGCCCAGGCCGAAATGGCCCTCGCCGAAGCCAAGAAACACCCGCAATGGTTCAACCTGGTGCCCGAGTATGAGGAGGAGTTTTTTTAA
- a CDS encoding TRAP transporter substrate-binding protein: MRRLGWLVALAAVFTLAFAPQTFAQEKREKFGVDKRNEEVKREIRKIKPSKDEFRWKMVMPWAKGMLFYDIAQHFSDSVALASGGRLQIKLFSAGELVGANEVFDAVSKGSAEIAHSSPLYWKGKNEAFVAFASVPFGLDAEGYNIWLYERGGLEMLQELYKPYNIYALPAGQTGQEMGLFSNKKATKMSDFKGMRIRTPGWYMDIMNGLGASVSPLPGGEVYLALERGVIDAAEYSTPAINYPMGFDEITKYVIAPGVHQPGFQCDVMINQKAWDSLPDDLKWIVNIAAKETQLWSNAWIENLNAEAIKRFQEKVEFVHLDDETLNAFAKHTKEYLDGLKKKHPEVKKALDSQDAFKKDFAAWRQIRSGVAPWPYDTYTTGEQKSQGHHLH; encoded by the coding sequence ATGAGGAGATTGGGATGGCTGGTCGCTCTGGCCGCAGTTTTCACCCTGGCTTTCGCCCCACAGACCTTCGCTCAGGAAAAACGTGAAAAGTTCGGCGTGGACAAGCGCAACGAGGAAGTCAAGCGGGAGATTCGCAAAATCAAACCATCCAAGGACGAGTTCCGCTGGAAGATGGTCATGCCCTGGGCCAAAGGCATGCTCTTTTACGACATTGCCCAGCACTTCTCTGACTCTGTCGCTCTGGCCTCCGGCGGCCGCCTGCAGATCAAGCTCTTCTCGGCGGGCGAACTGGTCGGCGCCAACGAGGTTTTCGACGCGGTCAGCAAGGGTTCGGCCGAAATCGCCCACTCTTCACCGCTGTACTGGAAAGGCAAGAACGAGGCCTTTGTCGCCTTTGCTTCCGTCCCCTTCGGGCTGGATGCCGAGGGCTACAACATCTGGCTCTATGAGCGCGGCGGCCTGGAGATGCTTCAGGAGCTTTACAAGCCCTACAACATCTACGCTCTGCCGGCCGGACAGACCGGCCAGGAAATGGGCCTGTTCTCCAACAAGAAGGCCACCAAAATGTCTGACTTCAAGGGGATGCGCATCCGCACGCCCGGCTGGTACATGGACATCATGAACGGTCTCGGCGCCTCCGTCAGCCCCCTCCCCGGCGGTGAGGTCTATCTGGCCCTGGAGCGCGGCGTCATCGATGCCGCCGAGTACTCCACCCCCGCCATCAACTACCCGATGGGCTTTGACGAAATCACCAAGTACGTCATCGCGCCGGGCGTCCATCAGCCCGGATTCCAGTGCGACGTCATGATCAACCAGAAAGCCTGGGACTCCCTGCCGGACGATCTGAAATGGATCGTGAATATCGCCGCCAAGGAAACCCAGCTCTGGTCCAACGCCTGGATCGAGAACCTCAATGCCGAGGCGATCAAGCGTTTCCAGGAAAAGGTCGAGTTCGTACATCTGGACGACGAGACCCTGAACGCCTTCGCCAAGCACACCAAGGAGTACCTGGACGGACTCAAGAAAAAGCATCCCGAAGTCAAAAAAGCCCTGGATTCCCAGGATGCCTTCAAGAAGGACTTCGCCGCCTGGCGCCAGATCCGCAGCGGCGTCGCCCCCTGGCCCTATGACACCTACACCACCGGGGAGCAGAAATCCCAGGGGCACCATCTGCACTAG